One Lentibacillus cibarius DNA window includes the following coding sequences:
- a CDS encoding fructosamine kinase family protein: MNPFIETALQQAGDDSPLRQKKRVTGGSINASYFVETAQASYFIKYQPDAPARFFELEAKGLELIRQTDSISVPKVYTYSDKENNAFLVMEWIDGERSRDTEWKLGDRVACMHQTFAEKHGFTVDTFIGTLPQPNGLFVSWLDYYRDRRLTAQLELGIERGSITGKRRDRLEKLLENLDRWVPDDVAPSHLHGDLWGGNWLSGPGGDPYVIDPSFLYGDRHFELAFTELFGGYSVDFYKAYQDRFPLSPDYEDVKPLYQLYYLLVHLNIFGEVYGSAVDTILKRYSG; this comes from the coding sequence ATGAATCCTTTCATTGAAACAGCATTGCAACAAGCGGGTGATGATTCCCCGCTTAGGCAAAAAAAACGCGTTACCGGTGGGTCCATCAATGCAAGTTATTTTGTGGAAACTGCTCAAGCTAGCTATTTTATTAAATATCAGCCGGATGCACCGGCAAGATTTTTTGAATTGGAAGCAAAAGGGCTGGAGTTGATCAGGCAGACGGATTCAATTTCCGTGCCAAAGGTTTATACTTACTCGGATAAGGAAAATAATGCATTTCTTGTGATGGAATGGATCGATGGAGAACGTTCCCGAGATACGGAATGGAAATTAGGAGACCGTGTAGCATGCATGCATCAGACATTTGCTGAAAAACACGGGTTTACCGTTGATACGTTTATCGGCACACTACCCCAGCCGAATGGTTTATTTGTAAGCTGGTTGGACTATTATCGCGACCGGCGGCTAACTGCACAGCTCGAGCTTGGTATTGAACGAGGCAGTATTACCGGGAAACGGCGTGACCGTCTGGAAAAGTTACTGGAAAACCTTGATAGGTGGGTCCCGGATGATGTGGCACCTTCCCATTTGCATGGGGATTTGTGGGGAGGCAATTGGCTTAGTGGCCCCGGTGGTGATCCATATGTGATTGACCCGTCTTTCCTTTACGGGGACAGGCATTTTGAACTGGCTTTCACCGAATTGTTTGGTGGTTACTCCGTTGACTTTTATAAGGCTTATCAGGATCGGTTTCCATTGTCACCGGATTACGAGGATGTAAAGCCGTTATATCAACTGTATTATTTGCTCGTGCATCTAAATATTTTCGGGGAAGTGTATGGTTCCGCTGTAGATACGATCTTAAAAAGGTACAGCGGCTGA
- a CDS encoding sulfurtransferase, whose amino-acid sequence MSVVVSPTWLKEQLAHHADKTVVVDTRFKLTDEDAGRKAYLEGHIPHAVYLDLNKDLSAKPAKHGGNHPLPDMDMFTAKIANIGIDQETTVVIYDQQNDMFAARLWWLLYYVGHDHVYLLDGGFDAWVEQGYEVTTEVPKLERANFTPQYRENEAVDIEEVKKKLTDGSATLIDSRSKERYLGKTEPMYAKAGHIPGAKHFFWKDVFNKDGKWKDTKELEAHFGSLDKEDEIIVSCGSGVSACPNVLALKSAGFRNVKLYPGSFSDWISYEENDVETKGE is encoded by the coding sequence ATGTCCGTTGTGGTGAGTCCGACTTGGCTGAAAGAACAGCTGGCGCATCATGCTGACAAGACAGTTGTCGTTGATACACGTTTTAAGCTGACAGACGAGGATGCTGGGAGGAAAGCATATTTAGAAGGGCACATACCGCATGCCGTTTACCTTGATTTGAATAAAGATCTATCCGCAAAGCCAGCTAAACATGGGGGCAATCATCCATTGCCTGATATGGATATGTTTACTGCTAAAATCGCCAATATCGGGATTGATCAGGAGACAACGGTGGTCATTTATGATCAGCAGAATGACATGTTCGCCGCACGTTTGTGGTGGCTGTTGTATTATGTAGGCCACGACCATGTTTACTTGCTTGATGGTGGTTTTGATGCCTGGGTGGAACAGGGTTATGAAGTGACAACGGAAGTGCCGAAACTGGAACGAGCAAATTTTACACCGCAGTATCGAGAAAACGAAGCAGTGGATATCGAGGAAGTAAAGAAAAAGCTGACGGATGGATCAGCGACATTAATTGATTCAAGGTCCAAGGAAAGATACCTTGGTAAAACCGAGCCGATGTATGCCAAAGCAGGCCACATCCCCGGTGCAAAGCATTTCTTCTGGAAAGATGTTTTTAACAAGGATGGGAAGTGGAAAGATACCAAGGAGCTAGAGGCGCATTTTGGATCACTGGACAAAGAAGATGAAATCATTGTTTCATGTGGCTCAGGTGTATCTGCTTGCCCTAACGTACTTGCCCTGAAATCGGCTGGCTTCCGGAATGTAAAGCTATACCCAGGAAGCTTCAGTGATTGGATCTCCTATGAGGAAAATGACGTGGAGACGAAGGGAGAATGA
- a CDS encoding DNA-3-methyladenine glycosylase I, with protein MTDDCKRCGWVTDDPIYIDYHDREWGRPVHDDRKLFEMLSLEGAQAGLSWITILKRRDGYRKAFDYFDPKKVSAYDEHKVDQLLQDAGIIRNRRKIESVIKNAHAFLNIQEEFGSFDTYIWQFTGGEPILNDWDTYADVPAYTKESKHMSKDLKKRGFTFVGPTICYAFMQATGMVNDHTKDCLLYHGKTDKQL; from the coding sequence ATGACCGATGATTGTAAACGCTGTGGCTGGGTGACGGATGATCCAATTTATATAGACTATCATGATCGTGAGTGGGGCAGGCCGGTTCATGATGATCGGAAATTATTTGAAATGCTATCACTTGAAGGCGCTCAGGCTGGTCTGAGCTGGATTACCATTCTAAAACGCCGGGATGGTTACCGGAAAGCATTTGACTATTTTGACCCGAAAAAGGTCAGTGCCTATGATGAGCATAAAGTGGATCAACTGCTGCAAGATGCCGGTATCATCCGAAACAGACGCAAAATTGAGTCTGTCATTAAAAACGCCCATGCTTTTTTAAACATACAAGAGGAATTTGGCAGTTTTGATACGTATATCTGGCAATTCACTGGTGGGGAGCCGATATTAAACGACTGGGATACGTATGCGGACGTACCAGCATATACGAAAGAATCGAAGCACATGAGCAAAGATTTAAAAAAACGCGGGTTTACCTTTGTTGGGCCAACGATTTGCTATGCGTTCATGCAAGCAACAGGAATGGTTAATGATCATACGAAAGATTGTCTCTTATATCACGGTAAAACGGATAAACAGCTCTGA
- the trpD gene encoding anthranilate phosphoribosyltransferase: protein MKQYLEKLMNRENLTFQEMKDVTATSFEPHITESQLASFLTALRTKGETPEEIAGLAAVIRSQSSQTTDSLVNVMDNCGTGGDGSQSFNISTTAAFVLAGAGVTVAKHGNRSISSRTGSADVLERLGVSLSFSKEHVKEILDENNIAFLFAPHVHPGMKRFMGVRKNLGIPTIFNLIGPLTNPVHLDTQLLGVYRRDMLPLLAETLHQLGRKRALVINGAEYMDEASLAGDNHITLLDNGNITSFTLHPHDVGLPVYPNEAIQGGNIEENAAILRDVLNGKPGAYYDTVLLNAGLGLFANGAAVSIQDGIAKAKESIDSGAAMEKLQRLVAYSNKISSEAI, encoded by the coding sequence ATGAAACAGTATCTTGAAAAATTGATGAACCGGGAAAACTTGACATTCCAGGAGATGAAAGATGTGACAGCAACGTCGTTTGAGCCGCATATTACTGAAAGTCAACTTGCTTCCTTTTTAACAGCGTTGCGGACGAAAGGGGAAACACCTGAGGAAATTGCCGGTCTGGCAGCAGTTATTCGTTCACAGTCCAGCCAAACAACGGACAGTCTAGTGAATGTTATGGATAACTGTGGAACGGGTGGCGATGGCTCGCAAAGTTTCAACATCAGTACAACTGCCGCATTCGTTCTGGCGGGAGCAGGCGTCACCGTTGCCAAGCACGGTAATCGCAGCATCTCCAGCCGAACGGGAAGCGCTGATGTGTTGGAACGTTTAGGCGTCTCGTTATCTTTCTCGAAAGAGCATGTAAAGGAAATACTTGATGAAAATAATATCGCCTTTCTGTTTGCGCCACATGTGCATCCCGGAATGAAGCGGTTTATGGGGGTTCGGAAAAACCTGGGTATCCCGACCATCTTTAATCTGATTGGTCCACTCACCAATCCAGTGCATCTAGATACCCAACTTTTAGGGGTTTATCGCCGCGATATGCTGCCATTGTTGGCCGAGACATTACATCAGTTAGGACGAAAGCGGGCGCTGGTCATTAACGGGGCAGAATACATGGATGAAGCGTCACTTGCCGGTGACAATCATATCACATTGCTCGACAACGGAAACATCACATCATTCACATTACATCCGCATGATGTGGGCTTGCCCGTATATCCTAATGAGGCAATCCAGGGCGGTAATATAGAGGAAAATGCTGCTATTTTACGTGATGTCTTAAACGGCAAGCCGGGTGCTTATTACGATACAGTACTTCTTAATGCCGGATTGGGTCTGTTTGCTAATGGTGCAGCGGTCTCCATTCAAGATGGTATCGCAAAGGCTAAAGAAAGTATTGATAGTGGTGCAGCAATGGAAAAACTACAGCGGCTTGTGGCCTATAGTAATAAAATTTCGAGTGAGGCGATATAA
- the pepT gene encoding peptidase T yields MKNELIKRFTNYVTIDTQSDESSETTPSTPGQMELAKQLAEELKSIGMEDVSMDENGYLMATLPANTEKDVPTIGFLSHVDTATDFTGKNVNPQIVENFDGNDIVLNQEKNVVLSADEFPELPNYEGHTLITTDGTTLLGADDKAGITEIMTAMDYLINHPEIKHGTIRVAFTPDEEIGRGPHKFDVDRFQAKYAYTMDGGPLGELQYESFNAAAAKITINGNSVHPGTAKDKMVNAGTIAAEFINKLPEKETPENTEKYEGFYHLISVNGNVEKTQLTYIIRDFDKDNFEARKEMMRKCIDEINATHGEGTAEIDMNDQYYNMREKIEPVKEIVDIAYQAMENLDIKPLIKPVRGGTDGSQLSYKGLPTPNIFTGGENFHGKYEYISVNNMEKATNVIVEICRLFEAESES; encoded by the coding sequence ATGAAAAACGAATTAATCAAGCGATTCACCAATTATGTTACTATTGACACCCAATCAGATGAATCCAGCGAAACAACTCCGTCCACACCCGGCCAAATGGAGCTGGCCAAGCAGCTTGCGGAAGAACTAAAATCCATCGGTATGGAAGACGTATCAATGGATGAAAATGGCTATTTAATGGCAACACTTCCAGCCAATACGGAAAAAGATGTTCCGACAATCGGATTTTTGTCCCACGTTGATACGGCAACAGATTTCACCGGTAAAAACGTAAACCCGCAGATTGTGGAAAACTTCGATGGGAACGATATTGTACTAAATCAGGAAAAGAATGTCGTGTTGTCAGCTGATGAATTCCCGGAGCTTCCTAACTATGAGGGACATACACTAATTACAACGGATGGGACGACCCTGCTCGGAGCTGATGATAAGGCCGGTATTACAGAAATCATGACCGCAATGGACTACTTAATCAATCACCCGGAAATCAAACACGGAACCATCCGAGTCGCCTTCACCCCTGATGAAGAAATAGGTCGTGGCCCGCATAAATTCGATGTGGATCGTTTCCAGGCTAAGTACGCCTACACCATGGATGGTGGTCCTTTGGGCGAATTACAGTATGAAAGCTTTAACGCTGCCGCTGCCAAAATAACCATCAACGGTAATAGTGTCCACCCCGGCACCGCCAAGGACAAGATGGTAAACGCGGGGACAATCGCAGCCGAATTCATTAATAAATTACCTGAGAAGGAAACACCTGAAAACACGGAAAAATATGAAGGGTTTTATCACTTAATTTCAGTGAATGGGAATGTTGAAAAGACGCAACTGACCTACATCATCCGTGACTTTGACAAAGATAATTTTGAAGCACGGAAAGAGATGATGCGCAAATGCATCGATGAAATCAACGCCACACATGGTGAGGGTACTGCCGAAATCGACATGAACGACCAATATTACAACATGCGCGAAAAAATAGAACCAGTAAAAGAAATCGTAGACATCGCGTACCAGGCAATGGAAAACCTGGATATCAAACCACTTATTAAACCGGTCCGTGGCGGAACAGACGGTTCACAGCTCTCTTATAAAGGGCTGCCGACACCGAATATTTTCACTGGTGGCGAAAATTTTCACGGGAAGTATGAATATATTTCAGTCAATAATATGGAAAAGGCGACCAACGTTATCGTCGAAATTTGTCGTTTGTTTGAAGCAGAATCCGAGAGTTAA
- the trpC gene encoding indole-3-glycerol phosphate synthase TrpC, which translates to MTILDNILQQKEKEIAQLKAQSFNDTPVERKDVAKVAQSFKQTEQMNVIAEIKRSSPSKGDIDLGVDPVKQAKLYEACGAGAISVLTDETFFNGSMDDLADVREAVDLPILCKDFVIDPIQIDRAKAAGASIILLIVAAMSPSKLKTLYNYANEQGLEVLCEVHNEQEMETAIELDAAIIGINNRNLKTFDVDLTITERLASMVTNPDTVLISESGIKTRDDVLQLAASGADGILVGETLMRSENAPALFNDFKVPLVKGEQSNAR; encoded by the coding sequence ATGACTATTTTAGATAACATTCTGCAACAAAAGGAAAAAGAAATTGCCCAGTTAAAAGCACAATCATTCAACGACACTCCTGTTGAACGGAAAGATGTTGCTAAAGTGGCGCAATCGTTTAAACAAACAGAACAGATGAATGTCATCGCCGAAATCAAACGGTCCTCTCCTTCCAAAGGGGACATCGATCTGGGAGTGGATCCGGTAAAACAAGCGAAATTATATGAGGCGTGCGGAGCCGGAGCCATATCTGTTTTAACCGATGAAACATTTTTCAACGGATCGATGGATGATTTGGCTGACGTTCGCGAGGCGGTAGATTTGCCCATTCTTTGCAAGGATTTTGTCATTGATCCGATTCAAATCGACCGGGCGAAGGCGGCAGGCGCATCTATCATTCTATTAATTGTCGCCGCCATGTCACCATCTAAATTAAAAACACTTTACAACTATGCAAATGAACAGGGATTAGAAGTCCTTTGCGAAGTGCATAACGAGCAAGAAATGGAAACAGCCATCGAACTGGATGCAGCCATCATCGGCATTAACAATCGGAATTTAAAAACGTTCGATGTAGACTTAACCATTACCGAACGTTTAGCGTCGATGGTGACCAATCCTGATACAGTCCTTATTAGTGAAAGCGGAATTAAAACACGTGACGATGTATTGCAATTGGCAGCAAGTGGCGCGGATGGCATCCTTGTTGGGGAAACATTGATGCGTTCCGAAAACGCCCCTGCCCTGTTTAACGATTTTAAAGTCCCATTAGTGAAAGGGGAACAATCCAATGCTCGTTAA
- a CDS encoding DUF2269 family protein: MTFYELLVFVHIFSAILGMGPGFVMIYIVTKAETMTELRHAYDIRNRLHIFVMVGGTLLLITGLWMGFLNSYLFSQGWYVTSLALYLIALGLGPIMLSPKSKPVKALLKEHQGEVIPPEYYTLSRKLFFYERLENMLFLIIIALMILKPF; encoded by the coding sequence ATGACATTTTATGAACTGCTTGTTTTTGTCCATATTTTTTCAGCGATATTGGGAATGGGTCCTGGCTTTGTGATGATTTATATTGTGACAAAAGCGGAGACAATGACTGAATTACGGCACGCATATGATATCCGCAACCGTCTGCATATTTTTGTGATGGTTGGCGGGACGTTGCTTTTGATAACTGGGTTATGGATGGGTTTTTTAAATTCGTATCTTTTCAGTCAAGGCTGGTATGTAACGAGTCTGGCATTATATCTTATCGCATTGGGATTGGGTCCGATCATGCTGTCACCAAAATCCAAGCCGGTAAAAGCATTACTAAAGGAGCATCAGGGTGAAGTTATCCCTCCTGAATATTATACACTTTCCAGGAAGCTATTTTTCTATGAGCGGCTGGAAAATATGCTATTCTTAATTATTATTGCGCTGATGATTTTGAAGCCGTTTTAG
- the ddlA gene encoding D-alanine--D-alanine ligase, protein MPKKTVGIIFGGKSAEHEVSLQSAKNIVDAIDKDKYEVVLIGIDKQGKWHINDQSSYLINADDPKLIKLNKSNETVAIVPGQTDHQLIHAGNAGLLEQLDAVFPIVHGTLGEDGSLQGMLRLANLPFVGTGVLGSAICMDKDIAKRLLQAAGLNVAKGLAYSRAQKQDIDFAKVKAELGLPMFIKPANQGSSVGVSKVSEKDAFDQALEEAFQYDQKVVIEEALNGREIECAVLGNENPEASVPGEILPQTEFYSYESKYIDESGARLEMPADLSDESAQKVQKTALKAFQVLECEGLARVDFFLSDNGEVYVNEVNTLPGFTRISMYPKLWELSGTSYPELIDQLIELAIERHERNSQLKSAVWDE, encoded by the coding sequence ATGCCAAAGAAAACGGTTGGAATTATTTTTGGCGGGAAGTCTGCTGAACACGAAGTTTCGCTGCAATCGGCTAAAAACATAGTCGATGCCATTGATAAAGACAAATATGAGGTTGTGTTGATTGGAATTGACAAACAAGGGAAGTGGCATATCAATGACCAATCGTCTTATTTGATTAATGCTGACGATCCGAAATTGATTAAACTGAACAAGTCGAATGAAACGGTAGCCATTGTTCCGGGACAGACAGACCATCAACTCATTCATGCGGGAAACGCTGGTTTACTTGAACAGCTGGATGCTGTTTTCCCGATTGTACATGGAACATTAGGAGAAGATGGTAGTTTGCAGGGAATGCTGCGTCTTGCCAATCTTCCATTTGTCGGGACTGGTGTGCTCGGATCAGCCATCTGCATGGATAAGGATATTGCCAAGCGACTGCTTCAGGCTGCGGGGTTGAATGTCGCTAAAGGATTGGCTTATTCACGTGCCCAAAAACAGGACATTGATTTTGCAAAGGTCAAAGCAGAATTAGGCTTGCCAATGTTTATCAAACCGGCGAACCAGGGGTCTTCAGTCGGTGTAAGTAAAGTGTCGGAAAAAGATGCATTTGATCAAGCGTTGGAAGAAGCCTTTCAGTATGATCAAAAAGTAGTCATAGAGGAGGCTCTAAACGGTCGTGAGATTGAGTGTGCGGTGCTGGGAAATGAAAATCCAGAAGCATCCGTACCGGGAGAGATTTTGCCGCAGACGGAATTCTATTCGTATGAATCCAAGTATATTGATGAATCAGGCGCACGACTGGAGATGCCGGCTGATTTATCGGATGAATCTGCTCAAAAAGTGCAAAAGACTGCTCTAAAGGCATTTCAAGTACTGGAATGTGAAGGACTAGCACGGGTGGACTTCTTTCTGAGCGACAACGGGGAAGTCTATGTGAATGAGGTTAATACACTGCCAGGGTTCACCCGCATCAGCATGTACCCGAAACTGTGGGAGTTAAGCGGCACCTCCTATCCGGAATTGATTGATCAGTTAATCGAACTAGCCATCGAGCGGCATGAACGGAATAGCCAGCTAAAAAGCGCCGTCTGGGACGAATAA
- a CDS encoding nitroreductase, whose product MDSVKTPTALQQTIRNRRSVKKGYNDKPVTEETVKELLEDAIWAPTHGVRQPWRFIFIGPEQKENFADKVAATYPEDRQEDRRQYFREPNAFLIVVMDEPDSQKQWDENFGATACMIQNFWLLAWERKLGVVWKTNRHIYDPTVKEILDVGEDEKIVGFLHLGYFDEKPIKKARIPVEDKFSRFKG is encoded by the coding sequence TTGGATTCTGTCAAAACGCCAACAGCACTTCAACAGACAATTCGCAATCGGCGTTCGGTCAAAAAGGGATATAATGATAAACCAGTTACTGAGGAAACCGTGAAAGAACTGCTAGAAGATGCCATCTGGGCCCCTACACACGGCGTCCGTCAACCCTGGCGATTCATTTTTATCGGGCCGGAACAAAAAGAAAACTTTGCCGACAAAGTTGCTGCCACGTATCCGGAAGATCGGCAGGAAGACCGCCGCCAATATTTTCGCGAGCCAAATGCATTCTTGATTGTCGTTATGGATGAGCCAGACAGTCAAAAACAATGGGATGAAAACTTCGGAGCAACGGCATGTATGATTCAAAACTTCTGGCTGCTTGCGTGGGAACGAAAACTCGGGGTTGTCTGGAAAACCAATAGACATATTTATGATCCAACAGTGAAAGAAATACTGGACGTCGGTGAAGATGAAAAAATTGTCGGTTTTCTACACCTCGGCTATTTTGACGAAAAGCCCATCAAAAAGGCACGTATCCCGGTTGAAGATAAGTTTTCCAGATTCAAGGGGTAA
- a CDS encoding anthranilate synthase component II, whose product MILLIDNYDSFTYNIFQYIAGEGMEVTVRRNDQLTVEDIAALNPEAIILSPGPGTPEKAGICTEIVKEFYSNIPILGICLGHQIIAHALGASVTEAKTIKHGKTSSITHNGNGLFSYLPQPLEVMRYHSLAIDRMTLPGELKVVSSSLDDNEIMAMKHRQYPVYGIQFHPESIGTASGRNMINNFLTEIGKEIDHETVS is encoded by the coding sequence TTGATTTTACTCATTGATAATTATGATTCATTTACGTACAACATCTTTCAATATATTGCCGGTGAAGGAATGGAGGTAACCGTCCGCCGAAATGACCAGCTGACTGTCGAGGATATTGCAGCATTAAACCCGGAAGCAATTATCCTTTCCCCGGGGCCGGGAACACCGGAGAAAGCTGGTATCTGCACGGAGATCGTGAAGGAGTTTTACAGCAACATTCCTATTCTCGGGATTTGTCTGGGACATCAAATTATCGCACATGCCCTTGGCGCCTCAGTCACGGAAGCCAAAACCATTAAACATGGCAAAACATCATCGATCACACATAACGGAAATGGACTTTTCAGTTATCTTCCGCAGCCGCTTGAGGTGATGCGGTATCACTCTCTGGCGATTGACCGAATGACACTGCCGGGTGAACTAAAAGTAGTTTCGTCATCACTTGACGATAACGAAATAATGGCAATGAAACACCGGCAATACCCTGTCTACGGCATACAGTTTCATCCGGAGTCCATTGGTACGGCATCCGGCCGAAACATGATTAACAACTTTTTAACAGAAATTGGAAAGGAGATTGACCATGAAACAGTATCTTGA
- a CDS encoding nucleoside deaminase, protein MDQFMERAVELAVENVRNGGEPFGAVLVKNGKQVTEGVNELHNRFDITAHAEIQAMRKAQKMMHTHELKGYTMYASGEPCPMCLTAMYYAGLDNVYYCSSLDELIEAGLGKAETVYEELKKPKSERRLEMTHVPLQDGQEDPVALWRERSE, encoded by the coding sequence ATGGATCAATTTATGGAACGCGCGGTGGAATTAGCTGTAGAGAACGTTCGTAATGGTGGTGAACCATTTGGTGCAGTTCTAGTGAAAAACGGCAAGCAAGTGACAGAAGGTGTGAATGAGCTGCATAATCGCTTTGACATTACAGCCCACGCCGAAATTCAGGCGATGCGCAAAGCACAGAAAATGATGCATACGCATGAACTGAAAGGGTATACGATGTATGCCAGTGGCGAGCCGTGTCCTATGTGTTTAACGGCGATGTACTATGCAGGGTTGGACAATGTGTACTATTGTTCTTCGTTGGACGAACTTATAGAAGCAGGTCTAGGCAAGGCTGAAACTGTTTATGAGGAATTAAAGAAACCGAAAAGTGAGCGTCGGCTTGAAATGACCCACGTGCCTTTGCAGGATGGCCAGGAAGACCCGGTGGCATTGTGGAGAGAACGTTCCGAATAA
- a CDS encoding PAS domain-containing protein yields the protein MSEEKLSDLVSPEAVINFETGAIKASTLDSIIKLLPFEMGFCDADDIFRWYSNNPNRVHGRRKEAIGRPVLELHPHVEHYVDKLLKDFHSGARDEWEFWFPKRSGEAGQIYQKFMAVRDENGKYLGCMDVTVNIDLFKGKEGKNTPDTIEEFTAVMPE from the coding sequence ATGTCTGAAGAAAAATTGTCGGATTTAGTTAGTCCGGAAGCCGTCATTAATTTTGAAACGGGTGCGATTAAAGCAAGCACCTTGGATTCAATCATCAAACTCTTACCATTTGAAATGGGCTTTTGTGATGCTGACGATATTTTCCGCTGGTATTCAAATAATCCAAACCGTGTGCATGGTCGCCGTAAAGAAGCAATTGGTCGCCCTGTGCTTGAGCTTCACCCACACGTGGAGCACTATGTTGATAAATTGTTGAAAGACTTTCATTCAGGAGCACGCGACGAATGGGAATTTTGGTTCCCTAAACGCTCCGGTGAGGCCGGTCAAATTTACCAAAAGTTCATGGCAGTACGTGATGAAAATGGAAAGTACCTTGGCTGCATGGATGTGACCGTTAATATCGATCTTTTCAAAGGAAAAGAAGGCAAAAATACCCCTGATACTATTGAAGAATTTACAGCTGTTATGCCTGAATAA
- a CDS encoding D-alanyl-D-alanine carboxypeptidase family protein — protein MFQKNLFATFMLLAITLVATACDGDNPETKETVAHAPVDKTDNQQKKTPEAETDHIRLPEEHLQKTDQGQAVKTLQKALNKVGYSIERNGTYDDITTWAITDFQLQQQALIATGVYNESTRKALQKILDEHQAIKAGAVLDQPDNKPPDTVDNPHDILALVNKENRLPSDFVPRNLTVPDVRFPFEDFLPKKQMRKVAAKAMEDMFQAANSAGLELFAQSGYRSYERQDAIFASNVRKNGEEAANKFSARPGESEHQTGLTMDVTSPDVNYRLIKEFGQTDEGKWIKQHAAEYGFIIRYPEGKDAITEYQYEPWHLRYVGKKAATTIMEQGITLEEYLGEA, from the coding sequence ATGTTCCAAAAGAACCTATTCGCTACCTTTATGCTGCTTGCTATCACGCTTGTGGCAACAGCCTGTGATGGTGATAATCCGGAAACTAAAGAAACGGTAGCACATGCACCAGTAGATAAAACAGATAACCAGCAAAAGAAAACGCCTGAAGCAGAAACTGATCATATCCGACTACCTGAAGAGCACCTACAAAAAACCGACCAGGGTCAAGCAGTCAAAACACTGCAAAAAGCTTTGAACAAAGTCGGCTATTCCATCGAACGCAACGGTACATATGACGACATAACAACATGGGCGATTACTGATTTTCAACTACAACAGCAAGCATTGATAGCTACTGGTGTTTATAATGAGTCAACCCGTAAAGCATTGCAGAAGATTCTGGATGAACATCAAGCTATCAAAGCCGGAGCTGTTCTCGATCAACCTGATAACAAGCCGCCGGATACTGTTGACAACCCGCATGATATCCTGGCATTAGTCAATAAAGAAAACAGGTTGCCAAGTGATTTTGTTCCACGCAACCTGACTGTTCCGGATGTCCGTTTTCCGTTTGAGGATTTCCTGCCAAAAAAACAAATGCGGAAAGTAGCTGCCAAAGCAATGGAAGATATGTTTCAAGCTGCTAACAGTGCCGGACTAGAACTATTCGCTCAATCCGGCTACAGGTCATATGAAAGACAGGATGCCATTTTCGCTTCCAATGTCCGCAAGAACGGTGAAGAGGCGGCCAATAAATTCAGTGCAAGGCCGGGAGAAAGTGAACATCAGACCGGCTTGACGATGGATGTCACCAGCCCGGATGTTAATTATCGGTTAATTAAAGAATTCGGACAAACGGACGAAGGAAAGTGGATTAAACAGCATGCCGCCGAATATGGCTTTATCATCCGCTATCCAGAAGGCAAAGACGCCATTACCGAATATCAATACGAACCATGGCATTTGCGGTATGTCGGCAAAAAAGCCGCAACAACCATCATGGAACAGGGAATAACACTGGAAGAATATTTGGGAGAGGCATAA